One part of the Engraulis encrasicolus isolate BLACKSEA-1 chromosome 17, IST_EnEncr_1.0, whole genome shotgun sequence genome encodes these proteins:
- the LOC134467521 gene encoding uncharacterized protein LOC134467521 produces the protein MVCACCAVGCVNRQGCKPGIMFYRIPKNIIRRQRWIAAINRKDWQPTDFTRLCSEHFLHGSKSDDPLSPNYVPTVFAFTKSPEKKRALKQLEKFDIRESMKRKQAEAKLQSRVLDGDGENDMVVCEDNSNVRDACCQTDLSSDDICALMNDCQALRNENMDLKDARRPMSSELFAENAYTKDEKVTTVTGLKNVHVLMALFNVMHPFLKDTSLTCFQQLIITLMRLKLNLPLQFLSYLVGVHTSTISRVFNTTIDKLNDLIVPASVVWPEREEVQVSLPMCFRKEFGNCMAIIDCFEIFIEKSKDFQARAKTFSQYKSHNTMKYLIGITPQGVISFISKGWGGRTPDPHITANSGFLDHLLPDDLILADRGFPINEQVGLYCARVITPAFTRGKKQLSAIDVEDSRRVASVRIHVERVIGLARCKYRMLQGPVPITLLQIHDEDGYTTLDKIVRVACALTNLCPSVVPIE, from the exons ATGGTGTGCGCATGTTGTGCTGTGGGATGCGTGAATAGACAAGGCTGCAAGCCAGGTATTATGTTTTATCGTATACCGAAAAATATAATAAGAAGACAGCGGTGGATTGCCGCAATCAATCGAAAGGACTGGCAGCCAACTGATTTCACACGGCTATGCAGTGAACATTTTTTACACG GTTCAAAGAGTGATGATCCGCTGTCGCCAAACTACGTGCCCACGGTGTTCGCGTTCACCAAGTCGCCAGAAAAGAAGAGAGCCCTCAAGCAGCTGGAGAAATTTGACATCAGAGAAAGCATGAAAAGAAAACAAGCAGAAGCAAAATTGCAATCAAGAGTTCTGGATGGTGATGGTGAGAATGACATGGTTGTTTGTGAGGATAACAGCAACGTCAGGGATGCATGCTGTCAAACTGACCTCTCGTCAGATGACATATGCGCACTGATGAATGACTGTCAAGCTTTGCGCAACGAAAACATGGATCTGAAAGACGCACGTAGGCCTATGTCGTCGGAGCTGTTCGCTGAGAACGCATACACAAAAGACGAGAAGGTCACAACTGTCACTGGGTTAAAGAACGTGCATGTGTTAATGGCATTATTTAATGTGATGCATCCCTTCCTGAAAGACACAAGTCTAACGTGTTTCCAGCAACTCATCATAACGTTAATGAGACTGAAGCTTAACTTGCCCCTTCAGTTTCTATCTTATTTAGTTGGGGTCCACACCAGCACTATTTCAAGAGTGTTCAATACCACCATTGACAAGCTGAATGACTTAATAGTGCCTGCGTCTGTAGTGTGGCCTGAACGAGAGGAAGTGCAGGTCTCACTACCCATGTGCTTCAGGAAGGAGTTTGGCAACTGCATGGCCATTATTGACTGCTTTGAAATATTCATTGAAAAATCGAAAGACTTTCAAGCCAGAGCGAAGACATTTTCGCAATACAAGTCACACAACACCATGAAGTATCTCATAGGAATAACACCACAAGGAGTGATCTCCTTCATTTCAAAGGGCTGGGGTGGCCGAACACCAGACCCTCACATCACTGCCAACAGTGGGTTCTTGGACCATCTGCTTCCTGACGACCTGATTCTGGCTGACAGAGGATTTCCTATCAATGAACAGGTTGGACTGTACTGTGCCAGGGTTATAACACCTGCATTTACACGTGGGAAAAAACAGTTAAGTGCCATTGACGTAGAAGACAGCAGGAGGGTAGCATCAGTTCGCATACATGTGGAAAGGGTTATTGGACTGGCAAGATGCAAATACAGGATGCTTCAAGGGCCTGTGCCGATTACACTGCTCCAAATTCATGATGAAGATGGGTACACCACACTAGATAAAATTGTCAGAGTGGCATGTGCTCTTACAAACCTCTGCCCCTCAGTGGTACCAATTGAATAG